One Tolypothrix bouteillei VB521301 DNA window includes the following coding sequences:
- the lepB gene encoding signal peptidase I, translating to MSVLNERQPNEIQSGNFWIEFVKTIIFSLVIAFGIRTFIIEPRYVPSGSMEPTIQPGEHLLIDKLSYDFTSPKRGDIVVFNPTKTLEEDNFHDAFIKRVIGLPGDKVDVKNGQVFINNVPIKENYIEAKPDYTWGPVIVPANSYLVLGDNRNDSFDSHYWGFVPRNKIVGRAIFSFWPFNQIGGIHRPTYNLNTINANKKV from the coding sequence ATGTCTGTACTTAACGAGCGACAACCAAACGAAATCCAATCGGGAAATTTTTGGATTGAATTCGTCAAAACCATTATTTTTAGCTTGGTTATTGCCTTTGGAATTCGTACCTTTATTATTGAACCGCGTTATGTACCATCTGGATCGATGGAACCAACTATTCAACCAGGAGAGCATTTACTCATAGATAAATTGAGTTATGATTTTACTTCTCCTAAACGTGGTGATATTGTTGTTTTTAATCCTACAAAAACATTAGAAGAAGACAATTTTCATGATGCTTTTATTAAACGTGTTATTGGATTACCTGGAGATAAAGTTGATGTAAAAAATGGGCAAGTTTTCATTAATAATGTACCCATAAAAGAAAATTATATCGAAGCTAAACCAGATTATACGTGGGGACCAGTTATTGTCCCAGCCAATTCTTATTTAGTTCTTGGAGACAATCGAAATGATAGTTTTGACAGCCATTATTGGGGTTTTGTTCCCCGTAATAAAATTGTCGGTCGGGCAATTTTCTCCTTCTGGCCTTTCAACCAAATTGGAGGAATACATAGACCTACTTATAACTTGAATACAATAAATGCTAATAAGAAGGTGTAG
- a CDS encoding ABC transporter ATP-binding protein/permease: MTKLYNTNRFDKKLWIGFLTLAQPYWFPLGKHSALITLGLLSLLLLFVGISLFLLVTAFIWISHSLFPHLTEQIAPGLFKLLNQLMTFPSLYLIASGIIIPVLFFIFFRKSLIARWQPWILLALLLFLSLAVSGLNVIISYVSRFFQTDLANRDIPGFWRFLWVYFSVFVVGIPITVYFNYVQSKLSLYWREWMTYRFLERYFQNKAYYTINNNDTIDNPDQRISEDINSFTNYSLSFLLVVLNSIISLISFIGILWSISVTLVFLLVAYTTVGTIFTVILGKRLVWLNFNQLQQEANFRYSLVHIRNNTESIAFYRGEEQEFLTIKQRFIEVLKNFNLLIGWQKNLGFFTTAYGYLNVILPSLIVAPLYFAHKIDFGAITQAGFAFDQVLGAMSLIVNQFDSLTTFVAGIHRLEGFQEAIAEPSESQRVFGTTLDVRIDNKIKLEHVTLQTPNYGKKLVRNLSFELPSGQGLLIMGSSGSGKSSLLRAIAGLWNSGTGLLVRPPLSEMLFLPQRPYMPLGSLRQQLLYPQTSRNLTEKELYGVLQLVNLEDLPERVGGFDTVLNWADIFSLGEQQRLAFARLLLSAPPYAILDEATSALDVQNEAKLYHLLRTTQTTFISVGHRSSLIQYHDVLLELDGQGDWQLLPCT, encoded by the coding sequence TGGATTGGGTTTCTTACTTTGGCTCAACCCTACTGGTTTCCTCTAGGAAAGCATAGTGCTTTGATAACTTTAGGTCTTCTATCATTATTGTTACTATTTGTTGGTATATCTTTATTTTTATTAGTGACTGCTTTTATATGGATAAGCCATTCTTTGTTTCCTCACTTAACAGAACAAATAGCTCCTGGTTTATTTAAGTTGCTAAATCAATTAATGACTTTTCCCAGTCTCTATTTAATAGCAAGTGGTATCATCATACCTGTCTTATTTTTCATTTTTTTTAGAAAATCATTAATTGCTCGGTGGCAACCTTGGATTTTACTTGCTCTTTTGCTATTTCTTTCATTAGCTGTCAGTGGCTTAAATGTCATTATTAGCTATGTGAGTCGCTTTTTTCAAACAGATTTAGCGAACAGGGATATCCCAGGATTTTGGAGATTTTTATGGGTCTATTTTAGTGTGTTTGTGGTTGGCATACCCATAACAGTCTATTTTAATTACGTACAAAGCAAACTAAGCCTATACTGGCGCGAATGGATGACTTATCGTTTTCTTGAACGCTATTTCCAGAACAAAGCTTACTACACAATTAATAATAATGATACAATAGACAATCCCGACCAGCGAATTTCTGAAGATATTAATTCTTTCACTAATTATTCTCTTTCTTTTCTGTTAGTCGTTCTCAATTCTATTATTTCTTTAATTTCTTTCATCGGAATTCTTTGGTCAATTTCTGTTACTTTAGTTTTTCTCCTTGTTGCCTATACTACCGTTGGTACAATATTTACTGTTATCCTCGGTAAGCGTCTCGTGTGGTTAAATTTTAATCAATTACAACAAGAAGCCAATTTTCGCTACAGCCTGGTTCATATTCGTAACAATACTGAATCTATTGCCTTTTATCGAGGAGAGGAACAGGAATTTCTTACTATTAAGCAACGGTTCATAGAAGTTTTAAAAAATTTTAATTTATTGATTGGTTGGCAGAAGAATTTAGGTTTTTTTACGACAGCCTATGGATATTTAAATGTTATCCTACCTTCTTTGATTGTTGCTCCTTTATACTTTGCACATAAAATTGATTTTGGCGCAATTACTCAGGCGGGTTTTGCCTTCGATCAAGTCTTGGGAGCTATGTCTCTTATTGTTAACCAATTCGATTCTTTGACGACTTTTGTTGCAGGTATTCATCGTCTGGAGGGTTTTCAAGAAGCGATCGCAGAACCATCAGAATCCCAGAGAGTCTTTGGAACAACTTTGGATGTGAGAATTGACAATAAAATTAAGTTAGAACACGTGACATTGCAAACTCCTAATTATGGGAAAAAATTAGTTAGAAATCTTTCTTTTGAGCTTCCATCGGGTCAAGGACTCTTAATTATGGGTAGCAGTGGAAGTGGTAAAAGTTCGTTACTGAGAGCGATCGCTGGTTTGTGGAATAGCGGTACGGGTTTATTAGTCCGTCCACCTCTCTCTGAAATGCTGTTTTTGCCCCAACGTCCTTATATGCCTTTAGGCAGTTTAAGACAACAACTTCTTTATCCACAAACCAGTCGCAATCTAACAGAAAAAGAATTATATGGCGTGTTGCAACTAGTCAATTTAGAAGATTTACCAGAACGAGTTGGTGGTTTTGATACGGTTCTCAATTGGGCAGATATTTTCTCCTTAGGCGAACAACAACGCTTAGCCTTTGCACGCTTATTATTAAGCGCTCCTCCTTACGCCATTCTAGACGAAGCAACAAGTGCTCTTGACGTACAAAATGAAGCTAAGCTTTATCACCTACTACGTACAACTCAAACGACTTTTATCAGTGTTGGACATCGGTCCAGTCTGATTCAATATCACGATGTGCTATTGGAGTTGGATGGTCAAGGAGATTGGCAATTACTTCCTTGTACTTAA
- a CDS encoding glycosyltransferase: protein MIRIAIIALGSQGDVQPYIALGKGLKAAGYDVHLLTHENFEGLVKSHGLEFYAMQGNVQELIETPEMRELSQKGNFITITLRMAKETERVAACWAQAGVEACRGMDLLIAGVGGLYLSLALAEKLEIPLLQAFVFPFTPTKTFPGVLFPQSLTRLGSTVNWLSHQVVRQIIWQSSRSGDTAARKQVLNLPISSFFSPRQSSDLHRYPTLYGFSPSVISKPSDWKNTCVTGYWFLDAAPDWTPSSALVDFLQAGSPPVYIGFGSMGNRNPEETADLVLQALKKTGQRAIMLAGWSGMHKENLPDNAFLVNSIPHAWLFPRVAAVVHHGGAGTTAAGLRAGVPTIIIPFFGDQGFWGQRVADLGVGTKPIPRQQLTAERLAQAIQTVVTDGVMRQRAVSLGEKIRNEDGVANAVAIVQRLLSS, encoded by the coding sequence GTGATACGTATTGCAATTATTGCTTTGGGTAGCCAGGGAGACGTTCAACCTTACATTGCTTTAGGCAAGGGATTGAAAGCGGCGGGTTACGATGTCCATCTATTGACCCACGAGAACTTTGAGGGACTCGTCAAGTCCCACGGATTAGAGTTCTACGCTATGCAGGGGAACGTACAAGAACTGATTGAAACGCCAGAAATGCGCGAGCTTTCCCAGAAAGGAAACTTTATCACCATAACCTTGAGGATGGCAAAAGAAACGGAACGGGTGGCAGCCTGTTGGGCGCAAGCAGGTGTAGAGGCTTGTCGAGGAATGGATTTACTGATAGCGGGTGTTGGAGGGCTTTACCTGAGTCTGGCATTAGCTGAAAAGTTAGAAATTCCATTGCTGCAAGCTTTCGTTTTTCCCTTTACCCCAACCAAAACCTTTCCTGGGGTTCTGTTTCCTCAATCGCTTACCCGATTGGGAAGCACTGTCAATTGGTTATCCCATCAAGTGGTCAGACAAATTATTTGGCAAAGTTCTCGTTCGGGGGATACAGCAGCCCGCAAGCAAGTGCTTAACTTACCGATATCCTCATTTTTTAGTCCTCGTCAATCTTCCGATCTTCATCGCTATCCAACGCTCTACGGCTTCAGCCCTTCTGTAATTTCCAAGCCATCAGACTGGAAGAATACCTGTGTCACAGGCTACTGGTTCTTAGACGCTGCACCTGATTGGACTCCATCTTCTGCCCTTGTGGACTTTTTGCAAGCAGGTTCGCCGCCTGTTTATATTGGGTTTGGCAGTATGGGCAATCGCAACCCGGAAGAAACTGCCGATCTGGTTTTGCAAGCTCTTAAAAAAACTGGGCAACGCGCAATCATGCTCGCTGGCTGGAGTGGAATGCACAAAGAAAATTTACCAGATAACGCTTTCCTAGTTAATTCCATTCCCCATGCATGGCTTTTCCCTCGTGTTGCGGCTGTTGTTCATCATGGAGGTGCGGGTACTACGGCAGCCGGACTCAGGGCAGGAGTGCCGACAATTATTATTCCATTTTTTGGCGATCAAGGCTTTTGGGGACAACGGGTTGCAGACTTAGGGGTTGGAACAAAGCCAATCCCTCGCCAACAACTTACGGCAGAACGACTTGCTCAAGCAATTCAAACAGTTGTAACCGATGGAGTGATGCGTCAGCGTGCAGTGAGTTTGGGAGAAAAAATTAGAAATGAAGATGGAGTTGCCAATGCAGTGGCGATCGTCCAAAGACTATTATCTAGTTAA
- a CDS encoding TetR/AcrR family transcriptional regulator has product MKPSRRASIGMEKRERTRSSLIESAYRVFARKEMDAVTVDDIIAEAGVARGTFYNYFQTREDVLRAVAASLSDEMNQKIWAQYAKVSDPAERMAIALRQFLHQAMRDDTWGWVIVRIGLVAAPLSETIERGLMSDLEAGIRLKRFQVDTMQAALDLVLGTALMAMRSILEGHTEPNYPEQIAKLILKSLGVSDAEADAIAFKTLVPLPQKSGQ; this is encoded by the coding sequence ATGAAGCCATCTCGTCGAGCATCTATTGGTATGGAAAAACGAGAACGGACTCGATCCAGTTTGATTGAGTCTGCTTATCGAGTATTTGCTCGAAAAGAAATGGATGCTGTCACCGTTGACGATATCATTGCTGAGGCAGGTGTTGCCAGGGGAACGTTCTACAACTATTTTCAGACACGCGAAGATGTGTTGAGAGCCGTTGCAGCCTCCTTAAGTGATGAAATGAATCAAAAAATTTGGGCACAGTATGCAAAGGTTTCAGACCCAGCTGAACGTATGGCGATCGCCTTGCGTCAGTTTTTACACCAAGCGATGCGAGATGACACTTGGGGATGGGTCATTGTTCGCATTGGATTAGTGGCAGCCCCCTTGAGTGAAACGATCGAACGGGGTTTGATGTCGGATCTCGAAGCAGGGATACGGTTAAAGCGGTTTCAGGTTGATACCATGCAGGCAGCGCTCGATTTAGTTTTGGGAACAGCACTGATGGCAATGCGTAGTATTCTAGAAGGACATACCGAACCCAATTACCCAGAACAGATCGCGAAGTTGATTCTGAAATCTCTGGGAGTATCTGACGCTGAAGCCGATGCGATCGCATTCAAAACTTTGGTACCCTTACCTCAAAAAAGTGGACAGTAG
- a CDS encoding NB-ARC domain-containing protein, with protein sequence MSIAAKSARKRGVILTTNGWNKFQNTKREFELQNNNGNRYSYEELSDRTNLSLHTISRILARTEKVDKRSLEYCFQAFGIELDKGDYTQCGGPQAFDWSEAADIGVFQGRNEELMQLQQWVLIDRCRLIAVLGMGGIGKTTLASKFARQVQHEFEYLIWRSISKAPSLNTLVADLVSFLSNHKETKGDIGRLMHYLRNSRCLLILDNLESVLDPGYPGQYLPGYEGYSQLLQVIGETTHQSCLMLTSREKPSEIASSEGTDVPVHSLKLGGCQEAASSILELKGLIGSEKQKQQLCDRYGNSPQVIKIVATSILDLFDGNIKEFLKQRTVVFNGIRRLLEQQFNRLSHLEQTIMYWLTINGNWTTITDLINDIIPTVSKVDLLEALEGLIRRSLLEMQLGQYTLQPLIMEYVKNHIIEQVFTELKTKQLNFFMSYALEKNTVKDIEKTREEKLILHAIADSFHTSFPSQKAQEQQIQEILEVLLDQDKKLLYYGGSNLMNLCQYLQIDTTRYEFDRLNIQHPSRKKENLLNMNVVRFERAKAV encoded by the coding sequence ATGTCTATCGCCGCAAAATCAGCCCGCAAACGTGGTGTTATTCTGACGACTAACGGTTGGAACAAATTCCAGAACACTAAACGCGAGTTTGAGTTGCAAAATAATAACGGGAATCGCTATTCTTATGAAGAACTGAGCGATCGCACCAACTTATCATTACACACCATTTCCCGCATCCTGGCACGTACAGAGAAGGTAGACAAGCGATCGTTAGAATACTGTTTTCAAGCCTTTGGTATAGAATTAGACAAAGGAGATTATACTCAATGTGGTGGTCCTCAAGCATTTGATTGGTCTGAAGCAGCAGATATTGGAGTTTTTCAAGGTCGCAATGAAGAACTCATGCAGTTGCAACAGTGGGTACTAATAGATCGATGTCGTCTAATTGCAGTCCTCGGGATGGGAGGAATTGGAAAAACAACTCTTGCAAGCAAGTTTGCGCGACAAGTTCAGCATGAGTTTGAATACCTCATTTGGCGATCTATATCAAAAGCGCCTTCGCTCAACACTTTGGTTGCAGACTTGGTTTCCTTTTTGTCTAATCATAAAGAAACCAAAGGCGATATTGGACGATTAATGCATTATTTGCGTAATTCTCGATGTCTGTTGATTTTAGATAATTTGGAATCAGTGTTAGATCCTGGTTACCCAGGACAATACCTTCCCGGTTATGAAGGGTATAGTCAATTACTCCAAGTGATTGGAGAAACAACACATCAAAGCTGTTTGATGTTGACTAGTCGTGAAAAGCCTTCTGAGATAGCCTCTAGCGAAGGAACTGATGTACCCGTGCATTCTTTGAAGTTAGGGGGTTGTCAGGAAGCTGCTTCTTCTATACTCGAACTAAAAGGATTAATAGGGAGTGAAAAACAAAAACAACAATTGTGCGATCGCTATGGTAATAGCCCTCAAGTCATAAAAATTGTTGCGACTTCAATTCTAGACTTATTTGACGGTAATATCAAAGAATTCCTTAAACAAAGAACTGTTGTTTTCAATGGTATACGTCGCTTGTTAGAACAACAATTCAATCGCCTCTCACACTTGGAGCAAACCATTATGTACTGGTTGACAATCAATGGCAACTGGACAACCATTACAGATTTAATTAACGATATTATACCTACTGTTTCAAAAGTAGATTTATTGGAGGCTTTGGAGGGGCTTATTAGGCGTTCTTTGCTTGAAATGCAATTGGGACAATATACACTGCAACCATTAATTATGGAATATGTAAAAAACCACATCATTGAGCAGGTATTTACTGAATTAAAGACAAAACAACTTAATTTTTTTATGAGCTATGCACTGGAAAAAAACACAGTTAAAGATATTGAAAAAACAAGAGAAGAAAAACTTATTTTACACGCGATCGCTGACTCTTTTCATACTAGTTTTCCTTCTCAAAAAGCACAAGAACAGCAAATTCAGGAAATCCTAGAAGTATTACTCGACCAAGATAAAAAATTACTATATTATGGTGGTAGTAACTTGATGAATCTGTGCCAATATCTCCAAATTGATACAACTCGCTATGAATTCGACCGTTTAAACATTCAGCACCCCTCTAGAAAGAAAGAGAATTTACTCAACATGAATGTTGTTCGATTTGAGCGAGCGAAAGCTGTATAA
- a CDS encoding 1-aminocyclopropane-1-carboxylate deaminase/D-cysteine desulfhydrase: MLPLFKAYPQLQAKLPYVSLAELSTPVHKLNNIEKTLNAEQLYIKRDDLSSSIYGGNKIRKLEFLLGDVLNQHSKRVLTFGFAGSNHALATAIYAHSLGIRTTSMLMPQINASYVRRNLLTSYYYQADLHQHQNQLALFFHTVSQLVRYTLKEARIPYIIAPGGSSPLGTIGYVNAAFELKEQIMQGYMPEPDLIYLPLGTMGTATGLVLGLKAIGLKSKVIAVRVVKAQFANEKKIVRLFNQTNSLLHSLDSTFPILQITEKDLCIRHEFFGEDYAHFTESGMKAVTQMNNYENIPLDGTYTGKAFAALIHDLNQEDIKHQVILFWNTYNSRNLPTAFVDEDFHQLPQSFHRYFIGTLFGSGSETSDR, translated from the coding sequence ATGCTTCCTTTGTTTAAGGCTTATCCACAATTACAAGCCAAACTGCCTTATGTATCGTTAGCTGAATTATCAACCCCGGTGCATAAGCTGAATAACATAGAAAAGACACTTAATGCAGAACAACTTTACATCAAGCGAGACGATCTGAGTAGTTCGATCTATGGGGGTAACAAGATCCGCAAATTAGAATTTCTGTTGGGAGACGTTCTTAACCAACATTCAAAGCGAGTATTGACGTTTGGTTTTGCTGGGTCTAACCATGCCTTAGCAACAGCAATTTATGCCCATTCTCTTGGTATTCGCACGACTTCAATGCTCATGCCCCAAATAAACGCTAGCTATGTCCGTCGTAATCTTCTTACAAGTTATTATTATCAGGCAGATCTTCATCAGCACCAGAACCAACTTGCACTCTTTTTTCACACAGTATCCCAACTTGTTCGCTATACCTTAAAAGAAGCTCGCATACCTTACATTATTGCTCCTGGAGGTTCTTCACCCTTGGGTACAATCGGCTATGTCAATGCAGCATTTGAGCTAAAAGAACAAATTATGCAAGGTTATATGCCCGAGCCAGACTTGATTTACCTACCATTAGGAACTATGGGAACTGCTACAGGGCTGGTACTAGGCTTAAAAGCGATTGGTCTTAAGTCAAAAGTCATTGCTGTTCGAGTTGTAAAAGCGCAATTCGCAAATGAAAAGAAAATAGTCAGATTGTTTAATCAAACCAACTCACTTTTACACTCCCTAGACTCTACTTTTCCCATCTTGCAAATAACAGAAAAAGATTTGTGTATTCGGCATGAATTCTTTGGCGAAGACTATGCTCATTTTACAGAGTCAGGAATGAAAGCCGTCACTCAGATGAATAATTATGAAAATATTCCTTTAGACGGCACGTATACTGGAAAGGCATTCGCCGCCCTAATTCACGATCTTAACCAAGAAGATATCAAACATCAGGTAATTCTTTTCTGGAACACTTATAACTCTAGAAATTTACCCACAGCTTTTGTTGATGAAGACTTTCATCAGCTTCCTCAATCGTTTCATCGTTATTTTATTGGAACATTGTTCGGCTCGGGTTCGGAAACAAGCGATCGCTAA
- a CDS encoding Mo-dependent nitrogenase C-terminal domain-containing protein: MNTYHLNLLQPLQQKLDAFEINNIQLANFLCQFIPDSCPFERNIQLFGNLTIHIPPLCKLNPLYEQLIGLRFRALCYLDEHSS; this comes from the coding sequence ATGAATACATATCATTTGAATTTACTACAACCATTACAGCAAAAGCTAGATGCATTTGAAATTAATAATATTCAATTGGCGAACTTTTTGTGCCAATTCATCCCAGACTCTTGTCCGTTTGAACGGAACATACAACTGTTTGGTAACTTAACTATCCATATTCCTCCGTTGTGTAAGCTAAATCCACTGTACGAACAATTAATTGGGTTGCGTTTTCGTGCCTTATGTTATCTTGACGAGCATTCATCTTAA
- a CDS encoding sigma factor-like helix-turn-helix DNA-binding protein produces MTLSLAPSQIRDFMIFSHRHISLELRVGADRDTELQEMLEDEAHSPFNYVLEKSIHQDLHGLLSRLSSQQREVKRLRFGFTDGHELSLAQIGHGMGITRERVR; encoded by the coding sequence ATAACCCTTTCTTTAGCTCCAAGCCAAATCCGAGATTTTATGATATTCTCTCACAGACATATTTCTCTAGAGTTGCGAGTTGGAGCAGACAGAGACACAGAATTGCAAGAAATGTTAGAGGATGAAGCCCATTCTCCTTTTAATTATGTTTTGGAAAAATCTATCCATCAAGACCTTCATGGCTTACTATCTAGGTTGTCTTCTCAACAAAGAGAAGTTAAACGTTTGCGCTTTGGTTTTACAGATGGACATGAACTGTCTTTAGCACAAATCGGTCATGGTATGGGTATTACTCGAGAACGAGTACGATAA
- a CDS encoding lipase family protein — protein sequence MLNPFSNFELNVAIELGYLVDAAYNQFNAKKQKQVWTPEVSGVLKIDDENEYKILATYEIHEPYNFLDILDRDIVPFGFIAAKANNIYIVFRGTENPLEWFRDGEIRQVPYLENWGKVSFGSQKIYQTISSKILETLNDPNKCAPGSKIFVTGHSLGGSLASLCVPDIITHTSFQQPILYTFASPRTGDPTFAQTFKTSHIECYRIANSEDIVPNFPVSTLDLPAKKISFLNKFVAFQVTKTQERITTTSSSIKSVQTQPVQKNLEVKVETTRGLMSDLNMFKYNDTFEHIGIPIYFTVQKNSIANNHDLKGTYIQALTQDLKVY from the coding sequence ATGCTGAATCCTTTTTCAAACTTTGAGTTAAATGTTGCTATTGAACTTGGTTATTTGGTTGATGCTGCTTACAATCAGTTCAATGCTAAAAAACAGAAACAAGTATGGACACCTGAAGTCTCAGGTGTATTGAAAATAGATGATGAAAATGAGTATAAAATACTAGCTACTTATGAAATACACGAACCATATAACTTTCTTGATATTTTAGATCGAGATATTGTTCCTTTTGGTTTTATTGCTGCAAAAGCAAATAACATATACATCGTCTTCCGAGGTACTGAAAATCCTTTAGAATGGTTCCGAGATGGAGAAATTCGACAAGTTCCTTATTTAGAGAATTGGGGAAAAGTCTCATTCGGTTCGCAAAAAATTTACCAAACTATTTCATCAAAAATTCTTGAAACGTTAAACGATCCAAACAAATGTGCTCCTGGCTCAAAAATTTTTGTCACGGGGCATAGTTTAGGGGGTTCTTTAGCCAGTTTATGCGTTCCAGATATTATTACTCATACTAGCTTTCAACAACCAATTTTGTATACCTTTGCTAGTCCGCGCACTGGAGATCCAACATTTGCTCAAACTTTTAAAACATCTCATATAGAATGTTATAGAATTGCCAATTCTGAAGATATCGTTCCTAATTTTCCTGTGTCTACATTAGATTTACCAGCAAAAAAAATCAGCTTTTTAAATAAGTTTGTAGCATTTCAAGTGACTAAAACTCAAGAACGTATTACCACAACTAGCTCCTCTATAAAGTCCGTACAAACTCAACCCGTTCAAAAAAATCTTGAAGTCAAGGTTGAAACAACAAGAGGACTTATGAGTGATTTAAATATGTTCAAATATAATGATACCTTTGAACATATCGGAATTCCTATTTATTTCACGGTTCAAAAGAATAGTATTGCTAATAACCACGATCTAAAAGGAACTTACATTCAAGCTCTTACACAAGATCTTAAGGTTTACTAA